A section of the Styela clava chromosome 9, kaStyClav1.hap1.2, whole genome shotgun sequence genome encodes:
- the LOC120339591 gene encoding sodium-dependent glucose transporter 1-like isoform X2: MVLGEIGKAKRKLLKLKSMEIFCKLTLITSICLARIGMGAFQSIFGPTLLYLADKVDSSVTNISMITTGKSIGRLFGSVIGAILKNMTGSDFKHLLLHGLQAFVLQTWGAKSSATHIQLYHLMYTVGAIVTPLMAEPFLKESSKTKPAEDSCPNSIINISIITTSAPNISTTSSLPAGFDQTGMAYIIVASYLFFISILFAVISITSIPDKVRASISDRGYTAEQRMVEPFRNLIWFFLCVIGYFCFIGSDSGLFENYIYAVALCSELSFSVSQAAQIGSVFFIGNGVGRMSGVIVSNFVKPRNIILFGVFGSIIIMVLMSSFGQNLPWITWIVSVGLGYTTSMLFPAGVSWVSEITDISGKYMFVPEVGNAIGNLVMTPVGGYIFAIDPFSVVYMILGACVVTAIMFAFALCYGHRHKAAVVAGANVEITNGNNCTTYGTFVAETDQQISGDIS, encoded by the exons ATGGTGTTGGGTGAAATAGGTAAAGCAAAGCGGAAATTATTAAAACTGAAAAgcatggagattttttgtaaaCTAACGTTGATTACATCCATATGCCTTGCAAGAATTGGAATG GGAGCTTTTCAATCAATATTCGGTCCAACGTTACTTTACCTAGCCGATAAAGTTGATTCGAGTGTAACGAATATTTCAATGATAACGACTGGAAAATCAATTGGGCGTTTGTTCGGGTCTGTTATCGGAGCAATTCTAAAAAATATGACTGGTTCAGACTTCAAGCACTTACTTCTGCACG GTCTACAAGCATTCGTATTACAGACTTGGGGAGCAAAATCATCAGCAACACATATACAACTCTACCATTTAATGTACACCGTCGGAGCAATTGTGACACCTCTTATGG CTGAGCCTTTCTTGAAAGAGTCGAGTAAAACTAAGCCAGCAGAGGACAGCTGTCCGAACTCCATAATCAACATATCCATAATTACGACGTCTGCACCGAATATCAGCACGACCAGCTCGTTACCA GCTGGTTTCGACCAAACTGGTATGGCTTATATAATCGTCGCATCATACCTATTTTTCATATCAATTTTGTTTGCGGTTATATCTATAACAAGTATTCCAG ataAAGTAAGGGCCAGCATTAGTGACCGTGGATATACAGCTGAACAAAGGATGGTGGAACCATTTCGGAATCTAATTTGGTTCTTTTTATGTGTAATCgggtatttttgtttcattgggTCGGATTCTGGATTGTTTGAAAACTACATATACGCGGTTGCTCTATGTTCCGAATTGAGTTTTTCG GTTAGTCAAGCCGCACAAATCGGTTCTGTTTTCTTCATCGGAAATGGAGTGGGCAGAATGAGCGGGGTCATTGTATCTAACTTTGTAAAACCcagaaatatcattttgtttggTGTATTTGGAAGCATTATTATTATG GTATTGATGTCCAGCTTCGGTCAGAATCTGCCTTGGATAACATGGATCGTTTCAGTCGGTCTTGGATATACAACATCGATGCTGTTTCCCGCAG GAGTGTCGTGGGTTTCGGAGATAACAGACATATCTGGAAAATATATGTTTGTGCCAGAGGTGGGGAATGCAATTGGAAATTTAGTAATGACACCTGTTGGAGGCTACATTTTCGCCATTGACCCCTTTAGTGTG GTATACATGATTCTCGGTGCCTGTGTTGTTACTGCTATAATGTTTGCATTTGCCCTGTGCTATGGTCACCGACATAAGGCAGCAGTTGTGGCCGGAGCAAATGTGGAAATAACTAATGGGAATAACTGTACTACTTACGGTACTTTTGTTGCGGAAACTGATCAACAAATTAGTGGAGATATATcatga
- the LOC120339591 gene encoding sodium-dependent glucose transporter 1-like isoform X1, which translates to MVLGEIGKAKRKLLKLKSMEIFCKLTLITSICLARIGMGAFQSIFGPTLLYLADKVDSSVTNISMITTGKSIGRLFGSVIGAILKNMTGSDFKHLLLHGGGFFILGVLYLSIPWINKYWLLAVNYIIAGIFFGYLSTSLQAFVLQTWGAKSSATHIQLYHLMYTVGAIVTPLMAEPFLKESSKTKPAEDSCPNSIINISIITTSAPNISTTSSLPAGFDQTGMAYIIVASYLFFISILFAVISITSIPDKVRASISDRGYTAEQRMVEPFRNLIWFFLCVIGYFCFIGSDSGLFENYIYAVALCSELSFSVSQAAQIGSVFFIGNGVGRMSGVIVSNFVKPRNIILFGVFGSIIIMVLMSSFGQNLPWITWIVSVGLGYTTSMLFPAGVSWVSEITDISGKYMFVPEVGNAIGNLVMTPVGGYIFAIDPFSVVYMILGACVVTAIMFAFALCYGHRHKAAVVAGANVEITNGNNCTTYGTFVAETDQQISGDIS; encoded by the exons ATGGTGTTGGGTGAAATAGGTAAAGCAAAGCGGAAATTATTAAAACTGAAAAgcatggagattttttgtaaaCTAACGTTGATTACATCCATATGCCTTGCAAGAATTGGAATG GGAGCTTTTCAATCAATATTCGGTCCAACGTTACTTTACCTAGCCGATAAAGTTGATTCGAGTGTAACGAATATTTCAATGATAACGACTGGAAAATCAATTGGGCGTTTGTTCGGGTCTGTTATCGGAGCAATTCTAAAAAATATGACTGGTTCAGACTTCAAGCACTTACTTCTGCACG GTGGAGGATTCTTTATCCTTggagttttatatctatccatACCATGGATTAACAAGTATTGGCTTCTTGCTGTAAACTATATAATTGCAGGAATTTTCTTTGGATATCTCTCAACAa GTCTACAAGCATTCGTATTACAGACTTGGGGAGCAAAATCATCAGCAACACATATACAACTCTACCATTTAATGTACACCGTCGGAGCAATTGTGACACCTCTTATGG CTGAGCCTTTCTTGAAAGAGTCGAGTAAAACTAAGCCAGCAGAGGACAGCTGTCCGAACTCCATAATCAACATATCCATAATTACGACGTCTGCACCGAATATCAGCACGACCAGCTCGTTACCA GCTGGTTTCGACCAAACTGGTATGGCTTATATAATCGTCGCATCATACCTATTTTTCATATCAATTTTGTTTGCGGTTATATCTATAACAAGTATTCCAG ataAAGTAAGGGCCAGCATTAGTGACCGTGGATATACAGCTGAACAAAGGATGGTGGAACCATTTCGGAATCTAATTTGGTTCTTTTTATGTGTAATCgggtatttttgtttcattgggTCGGATTCTGGATTGTTTGAAAACTACATATACGCGGTTGCTCTATGTTCCGAATTGAGTTTTTCG GTTAGTCAAGCCGCACAAATCGGTTCTGTTTTCTTCATCGGAAATGGAGTGGGCAGAATGAGCGGGGTCATTGTATCTAACTTTGTAAAACCcagaaatatcattttgtttggTGTATTTGGAAGCATTATTATTATG GTATTGATGTCCAGCTTCGGTCAGAATCTGCCTTGGATAACATGGATCGTTTCAGTCGGTCTTGGATATACAACATCGATGCTGTTTCCCGCAG GAGTGTCGTGGGTTTCGGAGATAACAGACATATCTGGAAAATATATGTTTGTGCCAGAGGTGGGGAATGCAATTGGAAATTTAGTAATGACACCTGTTGGAGGCTACATTTTCGCCATTGACCCCTTTAGTGTG GTATACATGATTCTCGGTGCCTGTGTTGTTACTGCTATAATGTTTGCATTTGCCCTGTGCTATGGTCACCGACATAAGGCAGCAGTTGTGGCCGGAGCAAATGTGGAAATAACTAATGGGAATAACTGTACTACTTACGGTACTTTTGTTGCGGAAACTGATCAACAAATTAGTGGAGATATATcatga